One segment of Channa argus isolate prfri chromosome 17, Channa argus male v1.0, whole genome shotgun sequence DNA contains the following:
- the cenpe gene encoding centromere-associated protein E isoform X1, with amino-acid sequence MTEESAVKVCVRVRPLIAREESASTENAESVQLFWKADKKSIHQIDDGNSTKSFSFDRVFTAEETTDQLYQDIAKPLVVSTVQGYNGTIFAYGQTSSGKTFTMMGSGHIPGVIPLAVEDVFQTIKNCPKKEFLLRVSYMEIYNETVTDLLVDSWKRKPLEVRETINKNIYVADLTEELVTSPAQALAWIRKGEKNRHYGKTKMNQRSSRSHTIFRMILESRERSDPASGENADGAIIVSHLNLVDLAGSERASQTGAEGTRFKEGCNINRSLFTLGQVIKKVTDESLKGFTNYRDSKLTRILQNSLGGNAKTVIICTITPVTLDETLSTLQFASTAKKMKNDPHVTEVSDDGALLKRYRNEIVDLKRRLHEVSSVTQTTVTEKEVLSQLLQEKDQLQRDQEDRIRNLTKLLVTSSNLVPFKKVPKRRVTWGGKMLRLAHPSACGGSGGSSDLSFAESYAYKRKADRSCLMELGEDDEDFDAQWEIPDEPSDEMEISQSSVTVRSFEDSSKDFVSPDRMCELSGKVSNLELQLEMESQQKEDALTKAERLDSRVAELEAKLQTEAQQKQECVEKILEMENKLAELELQLQTEAQLKMEAVEKVEMLEIRVADLDRQLEEQSHTKTETEEQMRREFAETIQLCETLASEKDMVVAERDYLKQELGMFIEQTESLEKEKAALTQELEEKRDMDEFKSLEEEFRKEHENDLQNEISSFKKALESSEIQCQELQNKLETLCAELKKKAEFAEELQSMSGKDLVQEVATLRRSLDDAEGVSRDTKKEWAVLRSRTMALEELNVTLTSNHEKMEAEVNNLRFQLETEKSRYRKMQSDLQKELNVAFDENTKLTSLLDGKVPKNLIDSVELERTVANLNKELSGSREVEEALRNQLTELDSLQNLPEKVDNLMKQVCELAEELGAVQTQRDNLLTAHAQCEKEAQQLRASLQMSQDEIVKIQADLSASAALKEEELSEQCAGLTQQLDSLRLHLERCEVERSQLVSSIEETDMKLEESNKHKASLEENLKAMQQLVKELEEKLSDSEASRSTEEEISKELQEQLNQLSEELQCVRGEREASLLEQNAGAQGSAENVERLLSVITSLTAERDQLRMDLQMATENQALLQRLEDEIQQQKQNMADLEKLHEQMKSDFAEQVLSLSQELQSVRDEKEVLLMAGGQSSAEELEQLISTVASLSAERDQLKMDMQENVEMMIENQEELRAALDKNHKQKEHIKQLEAAQTSKFDGSPNEISAQLEELQTCVNSLTEELECVRADRDGLLSERMHNSQTPKEEVEKLLCRVTTLSEERDQLQEILEGLRQEKNQLKAELEDRMELVIQAQSGFNQPEMLTLELQADNETTIQLQQEMEQLKAILQVVSEQKSKMEMDLERNMEKTAETEIHLHSLQEQLEQQNKINTELERLSQERQAQLEQQVAEAQCCLNFLQEELQEQKQKNSDLVKLCEQKEADSKEQATLTEELEETQKQKDRVFEKESSFQNSTEEMEKLLGSVSSLSEERDQLQAALEGLRQEKDQLKAQLEDRMEMIQQLEEHMEKTRDEVSQLKSDLEENVQLMIENQEELRVSQEKIRTLQDEITVIRCQKAELESRPNSGRDAECSLQIQELRNQIQSLTEELQSVHAEKNSLTASSQTTTEEMEKLLCRVTLLSEERDQLQEILEGQRQEKQQLRAQLEDEMETLQSQITQLNTSLQTISHQKRQLEDDLQQNMNMASTIQELLHSVQEELRGEKQINSDLLKLCKEKEDSLEGQIRTLTEKLESVKEERDILLSERTANIQTSTEEKENLLRAVTSLSEEKDQLKETLEGLENEKQQLRTELEDRVETLQNQLKSSTENLESVKAERDSLLSESLASTAEMEKLLCRVTSVSEGRDQLQETAEGLRQEINLLKAELKDRIEMVSTMQEKLSEQEQVNAQLQTERGKQEAKLQQEVQQLEEQLHICKEKQDHAKAEADALQQLLSEANATISSLREQLSTLDQNTSNVKETMSSRLQDSTEQLQESFKKFQHFIDMCSKYNARSLDKVLRGQCSLKQHHLTSFPKPTINAYSAVCQLQISTIQNLGNIAEHLQLQAQHYRNLFEELVKTDLAVFEEKRQQDVLLCRAQAPEYSVKDDNFHALWEHRVTELLNRRQLYLQKMASIFETLWANMNSFPNELASELRDREKFKEQLQAVFTSQPFSFSRLDAILASELEHRSEADQNRKMTLQGIIDEQKGVYEELKLLHTQAESQLNEERSKNSTLLKVLEGAPQKKEVSLLKDNQQLVLQLQQTEEIVKSLRAHNKQLEEAHIKANNRVSNHKEATQLLQTELQDSRAQVEEKENTIRTLKSKLRESEKNVAPSAVELKELRSKLFKMEVQLTSASDKHQQEIQRMTTVLNEKEDSLRKLKEALRKSQQQGEESFLQGEDLHARLTNPRGFVVKSSILLEKTKLEEEVKQLQLKKNELENLLSSQQAEISKWKTRAIKLKVRCKADVDMPSSPCTPTKRGLPMSKDSTNLLNSPKKFPVTPKKILDSPRILLDSPKLSLPDSPKSSFFGVGSSSDMLSRSCPKQFFDNSVLGTTPDVAAHEDKKDWWPMSPKQEDMCKSQ; translated from the exons ATGACAGAAGAGTCGGCTGTTAAAGTTTGTGTCCGAGTTCGCCCGCTTATTGCTAG GGAGGAAAGTGCTTCAACAGAAAATGCAGAATCTGTTCAGCTGTTCTGGAAAGCTGATAAGAAATCAATTCATCAGATTGATGATGGGAACTCCACTAAGAGTTTTAGTTTTG ACCGAGTGTTCACTGCTGAAGAAACAACCGATCAGCTGTACCAGGACATTGCAAAGCCTCTGGTTGTTTCCACTGTTCAGGGATATAATG GAACCATATTTGCTTATGGACAGACTTCTTCTGGAAAAACATTTACCATGATGGGGAGTGGCCACATTCCTGGAGTGATACCACTCGCTGTGGAAGATGTTTTTCAAACGATTAAAAAT TGTCCAAAGAAGGAGTTTCTTCTCAGGGTGTCTTACATGGAAATCTACAACGAGACTGTTACTGATCTGCTTGTTGACAGTTGGAAGAGAAAACCCCTGGAAGTCCGAGAGACAATCAAT AAAAACATCTATGTGGCCGACCTGACTGAAGAGCTGGTTACATCTCCTGCACAAGCACTAGCCTGGATTCGGAAAGGGGAAA AGAACCGTCATTatggaaagacaaaaatgaaccAGCGGAGCAGCCGCTCACACACCATTTTCCGAATG ATCCTGGAGAGCAGGGAAAGGAGTGACCCAGCATCTGGTGAAAATGCTGATGGAGCCATTATCGTATCTCATTTG AATTTAGTTGATCTTGCCGGATCTGAGCGAGCGAGTCAAACAGGAGCTGAAG GTACACGCTTCAAAGAAGGTTGTAATATTAATCGCAGCCTGTTCACACTGGGACAAGTAATCAAGAAAGTGACTGATGAAAGCCTGAA GGGTTTCACCAACTACAGAGACAGTAAGCTAACCCGCATCCTGCAGAACTCCTTGGGTGGGAATGCTAAAACAGTTATCATCTGCACCATTACTCCTGTCACTCTGGACGAAACCCTCAGCACTTTGCAG TTTGCcagcactgcaaaaaaaatgaagaatgacCCCCATGTGACAGAGGTGTCTGATGACGGCGCTCTTCTCAAGAGGTATCGTAATGAAATTGTAGACCTGAAGCGACGACTTCACGAG GTTTCTTCAGTCACCCAGACCAcagtgacagagaaagaggttcTCTCCCAGCTTCTTCAGGAAAAGGACCAGCTCCAGAGAGACCAAGAGGACAGAATCAGAAACCTGACCAAACTGCTTGTTACCAGCTCCAACCTGGTTCCCTTTAAAAAG GTGCCTAAGCGCAGAGTTACGTGGGGAGGAAAGATGCTCAGACTTGCGCATCCATCTGCctgtggtggtagtggtggttcATCAGACCTCAGCTTTGCAGAGTCTTACGCTTACAAGCGGAAAGCAGACCGGTCATGTCTGATGGAGCTGGGTGAAG ATGACGAGGACTTTGACGCTCAGTGGGAGATTCCTGATGAGCCATCAGATGAAATGGAGATTAGTCAGAGCTCTGTGACCGTTCGGAGCTTTGAAGACAG TTCCAAAGACTTTGTGTCTCCAGACCGGATGTGTGAGCTTTCAGGAAAGGTGTCGAACTTGGAGCTGCAGTTGGAAATGGAGAGTCAACAAAAAGAGGATGCTCTGACAAAAGCTGAAAGATTAGATAGCAGAGTGGCAGAGCTGGAGGCTAAGCTGCAAACGGAGGCCCAACAGAAACAGGAATGCGTTGAGAAGATActtgaaatggaaaacaaattagCAGAGCTGGAGCTCCAGCTACAAACAGAGGCTCAGCTGAAGATGGAGGCCGTGGAAAAAGTGGAGATGTTGGAGATCCGAGTAGCAGACCTGGATAGACAGCTGGAAGAACAGAGCCACACTAAGACTGAAACCGAGGAACAG aTGAGAAGAGAATTTGCAGAGACCATCCAGCTGTGTGAAACCCTAGCTTCAGAAAAG GACATGGTGGTTGCGGAGCGAGACTATCTGAAGCAGGAGCTGGGGATGTTTATAGAGCAGACTGAAAGTCTAGAGAAGGAGAAAGCAGCTCTAACacaggagctggaggagaagagagacaTGGATGAGTTCAAATCATTGGAGGAGGAGTTCAGAAAGGAGCATGAG AATGACTTGCAAAATGAAATATCCAGTTTCAAGAAAGCTCTGGAATCCTCTGAAATTCAGTGCCAGGAGCTTCAG AACAAGTTAGAAACCTTGTGTGCAGAGCTGAAGAAGAAAGCTGAATTTGCAGAAGAACTTCAGAGTATg AGCGGTAAGGACTTGGTGCAGGAGGTTGCAACGCTTCGCCGCTCTCTGGATGATGCAGAGGGCGtcagcagagacacaaagaaagaatGGGCTGTCCTCCGCAGTCGAACCATGGCTCTGGAGGAGTTGAAT GTGACACTGACTTCCAACCACGAGAAAATGGAGGCCGAGGTAAACAACCTCAGGTTTCAACTTGAGACTGAGAAGTCCCGTTACAGAAAGATGCAGAGTGATCTCCAGAAAGAGCTGAATGTTGCATTTGATGAGAACACCAAACTTACCTCTCTGCTCGATGGCAAAGTCCCAAAAA ATCTGATAGACAGTGTGGAACTTGAGAGAACAGTTGCCAATCTGAACAAAGAGCTGTCAGGATCTCGTGAAGTAGAGGAAGCTCTCAGAAATCAGCTGACGGAGCTCGATTCATTACAGAATCTTCCAGAGAAGGTAGACAACTTGATGAAGCAG GTTTGTGAGTTGGCTGAGGAACTGGGTGCTGTTCAGACTCAGAGGGACAATCTGCTAACAGCTCACGCTCAATGTGAGAAGGAGGCTCAGCAGCTCAGAGCGTCCCTGCAGATGTCTCAAGATGAGATTGTGAAAATCCAAGCAGACCTCAGTGCTAGTGCTGctctgaaggaggaggagctgagTGAGCAGTGTGCCGGTTTAACACAACAGCTGGATTCACTTCGCTTACACCTGGAACGCTGTGAAGTTGAGAGGAGTCAGCTTGTGTCTTCTATTGAAGAGACAGACATGAAG CTTGAAGAAAGCAACAAGCACAAAGCATCACTGGAAGAAAACCTGAAAGCTATGCAGCAGCTGGTGAAGGAGTTGGAGGAGAAACTGTCTGACAGCGAAGCCTCCAGATCCACAGAGGAGGAGATCAGCAAAGAACTTCAAGAACAA CTAAACCAGCTGAGTGAAGAGCTTCAGTGTGTGCGAGGTGAGAGAGAAGCTTCACTGTTGGAGCAGAATGCTGGTGCTCAGGGCTCCGCAGAAAACGTGGAGAGGCTACTCTCTGTGAttacctctctcactgcagagagagaccagctcaGGATGGACCTACAGATG GCTACGGAGAATCAAGCTCTTCTCCAGCGCCTTGAAGATGAGATCCAGCAGCAGAAGCAAAATATGGCGGATCTGGAGAAGCTCCACGAGCAGATGAAATCTGATTTTGCTGAACAA GTTCTCAGTCTCTCACAAGAGCTTCAGAGTGTGCGGGATGAGAAAGAGGTTCTTCTTATGGCTGGTGGTCAGAGTTCTGCAGAAGAGCTAGAGCAGCTGATTTCTACTGTGGCTTCTCTCAGCGCAGAGCGAGACCAACTTAAGATGGACATGcaagaaaatgtggaaatg ATGATTGAGAATCAGGAGGAACTGAGAGCAGCACTGGACAAGAACCATAAACAGAAGGAACACATCAAACAGCTGGAGGCAGCACAAACATCCAAATTTGATGGTTCTCCAAATGAGATAAGTGCTCAGCTGGAGGAACTGCAAACATGT GTGAACAGTCTGACTGAGGAGCTTGAGTGTGTGCGAGCAGACAGAGATGGCCTGCTTTCTGAGAGGATGCACAACAGTCAGACCCCCAAAGAAGAGGTGGAGAAGCTGCTATGTAGAGTGACGACTCTCAGTGAGGAGCGAGATCAACTGCAAGAGATTCTAGAGGGTCTGAGACAAGAGAAGAACCAGCTCAAAGCCGAGCTGGAGGACAGGATGGAGTTG GTCATACAAGCCCAAAGTGGGTTTAATCAGCCAGAGATGCTGACCTTAGAATTGCAAGCAGACAATGAGACAACCATCCAACTTCAGCAAGAG ATGGAGCAGCTCAAGGCTATTCTACAGGTTGTTAGTGAGCAGAAGAGCAAGATGGAAATGGATCTGGAGCGTAATATGGAAAAG ACTGCAGAGACTGAAATCCATCTTCACTCCCTTCAAGAGCAGCTTGAacagcagaataaaataaacactgagcTGGAGAGACTAAGCCAGGAAAGACAGGCTCAGCTAGAACAACAG GTTGCAGAGGCTCAATGTTGTCTTAATTTTCTTCAAGAGGAGCTGcaagaacagaaacaaaagaattCCGATCTGGTCAAACTTTGTGAACAGAAGGAAGCAGATTCAAAGGAGCAG GCAACTCTAacagaggagctggaggagaccCAAAAACAGAAGGACAGGGTGTTCGAAAAGGAGAGCAGCTTTCAGAACTCCACAGAGGAGATGGAGAAGCTGCTGGGCAGTGTGTCATCTCTCAGTGAAGAGAGAGATCAGCTGCAGGCGGCACTGGAGGGACTAAGACAGGAGAAAGACCAACTCAAAGCACAGCTGGAGGACAGGATGGAAATG ATTCAGCAGCTAGAGGAGCATATGGAGAAGACCAGGGATGAGGTGAGCCAGCTGAAGTCCGACCTTGAAGAAAATGTTCAACTg ATGATTGAGAACCAGGAGGAGCTGAGGGTGTCTCAGGAGAAAATCAGAACTCTCCAGGATGAAATCACTGTGATAAGGTGTCAGAAGGCAGAGCTGGAAAGCAGACCAAACAGTGGAAGAGATGCAGAGTGTAGTCTCCAGATACAAGAGCTTAGAAACCAG ATTCAGAGTCTGACTGAAGAGCTTCAGAGTGTGcatgcagagaaaaacagtttGACAGCCAGCAGTCAGACCACCACAGAGGAGATGGAAAAGCTGCTGTGCAGAGTGACGTTGCTCAGTGAAGAGAGAGATCAGCTGCAGGAGATTTTggagggacagagacaggagaAGCAGCAGCTCAGAGCACAGCTGGAAGATGAGATGGAAACACTACAGAGTCAG ATAACACAGCTGAATACATCTCTACAGACTATCAGTCATCAGAAGAGACAGCTGGAAGATGATTTGCAGCAGAACATGAATATG gctTCAACAATACAAGAGCTTCTGCATTCAGTCCAAGAGGAGTTGCGTGGCGAGAAGCAAATAAACTCTGATTTGCTCAAACTGTGCAAGGAGAAGGAGGACTCTTTAGAAGGACAG ATAAGGACTCTAACTGAGAAACTGGAGAGTgtaaaggaagagagagacatTCTGTTGTCTGAGAGGACAGCCAATATTCAGACCTccacagaggagaaagagaatcTGCTGAGAGCGGTCACGTCCCTTAGTGAGGAGAAAGATCAGCTAAAAGAGACACTTGAGGGACTGgaaaatgagaagcagcagctTAGAACAGAGCTGGAGGACAGGGTGGAAACACTGCAGAATCAG TTAAAGAGTTCAACAGAGAATCTGGAGAGTGttaaagcagagagagacagtctGCTCTCTGAGAGTCTGGCCTCCACAGCGGAGATGGAGAAGCTTCTGTGTAGAGTGACATCTGTCAGTGAGGGGAGAGATCAGCTGCAGGAGACTGCAGAAGGATTAAGACAGGAGATAAACCTGCTCAAAGCAGAGCTGAAGGACAGAATTGAGATG GTGTCAACCATGCAGGAAAAGCTGAGTGAGCAGGAACAGGTGAATGCACAGCTTCAGACTGAGAGAGGAAAACAAGAGGCcaagctgcagcaggaa GTGCAGCAGCTTGAGGAGCAGCTGCACATATGCAAGGAGAAACAAGATCATGCTAAAGCTGAAGCAGATGCATTACAGCAG TTGCTCAGTGAAGCAAACGCAACCATCTCGTCCCTAAGAGAGCAGCTAAGCACTCTGGATCAGAACACTTCTAATGTCAAAGAGACCATGTCATCAAGGCTGCAGGATTCCACTGAACAGCTTCAG GAGTCCTTCAAGAAATTCCAGCACTTTATAGATATGTGTTCCAAGTATAACGCCAGATCCCTGGACAAGGTCCTGAGAGGGCAGTGTTCCCTGAAGCAACACCATCTGACATCTTTTCCAAAGCCCACCATAAATGCCTACAGTGCTGTCTGTCAGCTGCAGATTTCTACTATTCAGAATCTGGGAAATATTGCT GAGCATCTACAACTGCAAGCACAGCACTACCGGAATCTATTTGAGGAGCTGGTAAAGACAGATTTGGCTGTTTTTGAGGAGAAGCGGCAGCAGGATGTGCTGCTGTGCAGAGCACAGGCACCCGAATACTCTGTCAAAGATGATAACTTCCACGCACTGTGGGAACACCGAGTGACCGAGCTGCTGAACAGGAGGCAGCTCTACCTGCAG AAAATGGCCAGCATTTTTGAGACGCTTTGGGCCAACATGAATTCTTTCCCAAACGAACTAGCATCTGAGCTCCGAGACAGGGAGAAGTTTAAGGAGCAGCTGCAGGCTGTGTTCACTTCACAGCCATTCAGCTTTAGCAGACTGGACGCCATCCTAGCCTCTGAGCTGGAACACAGATCTGAAGCAGATCAGAACAGGAAGATGACTCTGCAG GGGATCATTGATGAGCAGAAAGGTGTGTATGAAGAGCTGAAGCTGCTGCATACTCAGGCTGAGTCTCAGCTCAATGAGGAGAGGAGCAAGAATTCTACTCTGCTGAAGGTGCTGGAGGGAGCACCTCAGAAAAAAGAGGTTTCCCTTCTCAAGGACAACCAGCAACTTGTTCTTCAGCTCCAGCAAACTGAGGAAATAGTCAAA TCACTGCGTGCACATAACAAGCAACTCGAGGAGGCTCACATCAAAGCCAACAACAGGGTGTCCAACCACAAAGAGGCCACGCAGCTCCTTCAGACGGAGCTGCAGGACAGTCGTGCACaagtggaggagaaggagaataCAATCCGAACCCTCAAGAGCAAACTGAGAGAGTCTGAG AAAAATGTTGCTCCCAGTGCTGTTGAGCTGAAGGAACTCCGAAGTAAACT